A region of Acidobacteriota bacterium DNA encodes the following proteins:
- a CDS encoding DUF4412 domain-containing protein produces the protein MKKSAVIFISILAVAAFANADIYVKTKMHQDAYSIMGQSQPAEDSIAEQWIGNDQVAMIQEKTGFIVDLKKNVMFIINHAEKTYVESELPLDMSKLFPPEMAGMLKGMLKMSVSVTPGGQTKTIGQWKCQNYAVDITMMMPIKMTVWATTDVPFDLNAYVDKMQVNFLAAQFQLDEKAIAEMKKIRGFWIASETVVDMMGSKIRSTSEVVEIAEKNPPAGVYSVPAGYAKKDFISMQGR, from the coding sequence GTGAAAAAATCCGCTGTCATCTTCATCTCTATCCTGGCCGTCGCAGCCTTCGCCAACGCCGACATCTACGTGAAGACCAAAATGCATCAGGACGCCTATTCCATCATGGGACAGAGCCAGCCGGCCGAGGATTCCATCGCCGAACAATGGATCGGCAATGACCAGGTCGCCATGATCCAGGAAAAGACCGGGTTCATCGTCGACCTCAAGAAGAATGTCATGTTCATAATCAACCACGCCGAAAAAACCTATGTCGAGTCGGAGCTGCCTCTGGACATGTCCAAGCTCTTCCCGCCCGAGATGGCCGGGATGCTCAAGGGCATGTTGAAGATGTCGGTTTCCGTCACGCCGGGCGGGCAGACAAAGACCATCGGACAGTGGAAATGTCAGAACTACGCCGTCGACATCACCATGATGATGCCGATCAAGATGACGGTCTGGGCCACGACCGACGTCCCCTTCGATCTCAACGCCTATGTCGATAAGATGCAGGTCAATTTTCTGGCCGCTCAATTCCAGCTCGACGAAAAAGCCATCGCCGAGATGAAAAAGATCCGGGGCTTCTGGATCGCCTCGGAAACCGTCGTGGATATGATGGGTTCAAAGATTCGATCGACCTCCGAGGTCGTGGAAATCGCCGAAAAGAATCCTCCGGCCGGAGTTTATTCCGTCCCCGCCGGATATGCCAAAAAAGACTTTATCTCCATGCAAGGCCGCTAG